The DNA window AGGCTTGTCGAGTTAGATAAAGCCACAGTTAGATGGCGTCGTTAGTCGCCAGCTCGATTTCACTCATTCGTATACTTATCTACGTATACGATGAATAATGCAACACTCCTCAACCGCGACGTCTCTCACGGATTCCTTTGCGGCGAGGAGACCGGAGCATGGACCAGGAGTATGCGATGAGATTCCGTCCAACCGCATTCGCATGGATAGACCTTGATGCCAGCCCGGCTCCGGAATGGGACCGCGCTCAGACGTGCCGGTTGGCAAGGCGTTTGGGATACACCCTCATTTGGCCGCCGGAGGTATCTCTGGTGTCGCTGGTCGATCAGGTGCGCGCCGCCGACGTGGACGCCGTGATCGTGCCATCGCTGGAGCATCTGGATGCGCTCGTACTCCATGCACTTATGGGTATCGCCGACGTGGAAGCCATCGTCCCGCGCATGTCGTTCGCTCGCTGGGCGACGGTACCTCCTACGACGAGGCTCGTATGAGCGGCCGGCCCGGTAGATTGCCTCTGACCTGCGCAGACCTCATTTACGTATACGAAGTTAGGTATATTGGAATGTGCTGGTCACTGTGATGGTGACGGGCGGATCGAAGGGATTGTGCTCAAATGGCGGAACCGGCTTACGTCTCGATTGCGGGCGAATACGCGCGGCGAATTCGCAGCGGCGAACTACCCCCGGGCATCCAACTTCCGAGCTATGCCGAGATCGCCACGCGCCACAACGTCTCGGACATAGTCGTTCGAAAGGCTGTGGAGTTGCTGCAGAGCCAGGGCCTCGTCCGGTCTGTTCGGCGGCGCGGTGTCTTCGTAGCCGACCGCCCCAACCTCGTCCGGATATCGCCGGAACGCCAGATGGAGGATCCCGAAGCGACCTTCGGAAACGAGTCCGACAGAAACATTCGAATCAGTCGAACAACCGAAAGGGTCACCGCTACCGAAGAACTCGCAGAAGCATTCGGAGTCTCGGCG is part of the Nocardia sp. NBC_00565 genome and encodes:
- a CDS encoding GntR family transcriptional regulator, which codes for MAEPAYVSIAGEYARRIRSGELPPGIQLPSYAEIATRHNVSDIVVRKAVELLQSQGLVRSVRRRGVFVADRPNLVRISPERQMEDPEATFGNESDRNIRISRTTERVTATEELAEAFGVSAGQAITHIFTCASDDGRPISVSDTFQPLDVTDTSNAAVLEETVSDRLPAPSHATWLRTTAGDLVKTIHQRFITSEGRVIMVSDVSYPRDRYDAFVFRMALNPATDTSTGA